Proteins co-encoded in one Babylonia areolata isolate BAREFJ2019XMU chromosome 5, ASM4173473v1, whole genome shotgun sequence genomic window:
- the LOC143282010 gene encoding uncharacterized protein LOC143282010 isoform X3, translating into MAGLTEASEVPLVEEGLGETPLKTRGLEQLRQKIEEELGKGPPSGGADSASPGLTRLRNTPGRGLKEKQRELIHKHEQIRQNSDRLNVGGGVTLWPNMNQMRLSGKEIAALVLACLVLVVLMGVLFLQLHGETLRVMGKLRAALTAFDRSHPIKNTGFQIDLKSSLLAWHSDFRQLLDGIDKSLNVSRPSAGYQAYIACYLMALGVLVYFLADNMFSNSKLSPGRIKKWVCLLVVVAQWTGMLCVMFVSAYKLESAIIDNVLQLSEKLGEFVERDLDLSTLGTVVQYWRGRCLPPAGAGVVRVLGLVPVQDVTVYLQYYSLPLLTVLLTPIVRLCLALRAVYTAPPQQGGGGGPPRDRRK; encoded by the exons ATGGCGGGGCTGACTGAGGCTTCGGAGGTCCCCTTGGTGGAGGAAGGCTTGGGAGAAACTCCCCTGAAAACCCGGGGGCTTGAGCAACTGCGTCAGAAAATTGAGGAGGAGCTGGGCAAAGGGCCTCCGTCAGGGGGAGCTGACTCTGCAAGTCCTGGCCTGACACGCTTAAGAAATACGCCAG GGCGAGGCCTGAAGGAGAAGCAGCGGGAGCTGATCCACAAGCATGAACAGATCCGACAGAACAGCGACCGGCTGAACGTGGGTGGAGGGGTGACCCTATGGCCCAACATGAACCAGATGCGGCTCAGCGGCAAGGAGATAGCGGCGCTGGTCCTGGCCTGCCTGGTCCTGGTGGTGCTCATGGGCGTGCTCTTCCTGCAGCTGCATG GTGAAACATTGCGGGTCATGGGGAAACTGAGGGCAGCCTTGACCGCCTTTGACAGGTCGCACCCTATCAAGAACACTGGTTTCCAGATTGACTTGAAGTCCTCCCTGCTGGCCTGGCACTCTGATTTCAGGCAGTTGTTG GACGGGATTGACAAGTCGCTAAACGTGAGCCGGCCCTCTGCCGGCTACCAGGCCTACATAGCCTGCTACCTTATGGCACTAGGGGTGCTGGTCTACTTTCTGGCAGACAACATGTTCTCCAACAGCAAGCTGTCACCAGGTCGCATCAAAAAGTG GGTGTGCttactggtggtggtggctcAGTGGACTGGTATGCTGTGCGTCATGTTTGTGTCCGCATACAAGTTGGAGTCCGCCATCATTGACAACGTGCTCCAGCTGTCAGAAAAACTG GGAGAGTTTGTGGAGCGCGACCTGGACCTAAGCACCCTGGGCACGGTGGTGCAGTACTGGCGGGGCCGCTGCCTCCCTCCTGCGGGCGCTGGCGTGGTTCGGGTCCTGGGCCTGGTGCCGGTGCAGGATGTGACGGTGTACCTGCAGTACTACAGTCTCCCCCTGCTGACTGTGCTACTCACCCCCATCGTCCGCCTGTGTCTGGCCCTCAGGGCTGTCTACACCGCACCCCCAcagcagggagggggtggtggcccTCCTCGGGACAGGCGGAAGTGA
- the LOC143282010 gene encoding uncharacterized protein LOC143282010 isoform X1 has translation METRSRRSIASRKALRSSASEHQDEITTDTDYSRSPSRVLMAGLTEASEVPLVEEGLGETPLKTRGLEQLRQKIEEELGKGPPSGGADSASPGLTRLRNTPGRGLKEKQRELIHKHEQIRQNSDRLNVGGGVTLWPNMNQMRLSGKEIAALVLACLVLVVLMGVLFLQLHGETLRVMGKLRAALTAFDRSHPIKNTGFQIDLKSSLLAWHSDFRQLLDGIDKSLNVSRPSAGYQAYIACYLMALGVLVYFLADNMFSNSKLSPGRIKKWVCLLVVVAQWTGMLCVMFVSAYKLESAIIDNVLQLSEKLGEFVERDLDLSTLGTVVQYWRGRCLPPAGAGVVRVLGLVPVQDVTVYLQYYSLPLLTVLLTPIVRLCLALRAVYTAPPQQGGGGGPPRDRRK, from the exons atggagacaagatCACGTAGAAGTATTGCCTCACGAAAGGCATTACGGTCATCAGCTTCAGAACATCAAGACGAGATCACCACAGACACAGATTATTCAAGGA GTCCCAGTCGAGTGCTCATGGCGGGGCTGACTGAGGCTTCGGAGGTCCCCTTGGTGGAGGAAGGCTTGGGAGAAACTCCCCTGAAAACCCGGGGGCTTGAGCAACTGCGTCAGAAAATTGAGGAGGAGCTGGGCAAAGGGCCTCCGTCAGGGGGAGCTGACTCTGCAAGTCCTGGCCTGACACGCTTAAGAAATACGCCAG GGCGAGGCCTGAAGGAGAAGCAGCGGGAGCTGATCCACAAGCATGAACAGATCCGACAGAACAGCGACCGGCTGAACGTGGGTGGAGGGGTGACCCTATGGCCCAACATGAACCAGATGCGGCTCAGCGGCAAGGAGATAGCGGCGCTGGTCCTGGCCTGCCTGGTCCTGGTGGTGCTCATGGGCGTGCTCTTCCTGCAGCTGCATG GTGAAACATTGCGGGTCATGGGGAAACTGAGGGCAGCCTTGACCGCCTTTGACAGGTCGCACCCTATCAAGAACACTGGTTTCCAGATTGACTTGAAGTCCTCCCTGCTGGCCTGGCACTCTGATTTCAGGCAGTTGTTG GACGGGATTGACAAGTCGCTAAACGTGAGCCGGCCCTCTGCCGGCTACCAGGCCTACATAGCCTGCTACCTTATGGCACTAGGGGTGCTGGTCTACTTTCTGGCAGACAACATGTTCTCCAACAGCAAGCTGTCACCAGGTCGCATCAAAAAGTG GGTGTGCttactggtggtggtggctcAGTGGACTGGTATGCTGTGCGTCATGTTTGTGTCCGCATACAAGTTGGAGTCCGCCATCATTGACAACGTGCTCCAGCTGTCAGAAAAACTG GGAGAGTTTGTGGAGCGCGACCTGGACCTAAGCACCCTGGGCACGGTGGTGCAGTACTGGCGGGGCCGCTGCCTCCCTCCTGCGGGCGCTGGCGTGGTTCGGGTCCTGGGCCTGGTGCCGGTGCAGGATGTGACGGTGTACCTGCAGTACTACAGTCTCCCCCTGCTGACTGTGCTACTCACCCCCATCGTCCGCCTGTGTCTGGCCCTCAGGGCTGTCTACACCGCACCCCCAcagcagggagggggtggtggcccTCCTCGGGACAGGCGGAAGTGA
- the LOC143282010 gene encoding uncharacterized protein LOC143282010 isoform X2 — METRSRRSIASRKALRSSASEHQDEITTDTDYSRSPSRVLMAGLTEASEVPLVEEGLGETPLKTRGLEQLRQKIEEELGKGPPSGGADSASPGLTRLRNTPGRGLKEKQRELIHKHEQIRQNSDRLNVGGGVTLWPNMNQMRLSGKEIAALVLACLVLVVLMGVLFLQLHGETLSSLSGFTSRVRAFGASHPIEGTGNVKSSILIWHSNFRNLLDGIDKSLNVSRPSAGYQAYIACYLMALGVLVYFLADNMFSNSKLSPGRIKKWVCLLVVVAQWTGMLCVMFVSAYKLESAIIDNVLQLSEKLGEFVERDLDLSTLGTVVQYWRGRCLPPAGAGVVRVLGLVPVQDVTVYLQYYSLPLLTVLLTPIVRLCLALRAVYTAPPQQGGGGGPPRDRRK, encoded by the exons atggagacaagatCACGTAGAAGTATTGCCTCACGAAAGGCATTACGGTCATCAGCTTCAGAACATCAAGACGAGATCACCACAGACACAGATTATTCAAGGA GTCCCAGTCGAGTGCTCATGGCGGGGCTGACTGAGGCTTCGGAGGTCCCCTTGGTGGAGGAAGGCTTGGGAGAAACTCCCCTGAAAACCCGGGGGCTTGAGCAACTGCGTCAGAAAATTGAGGAGGAGCTGGGCAAAGGGCCTCCGTCAGGGGGAGCTGACTCTGCAAGTCCTGGCCTGACACGCTTAAGAAATACGCCAG GGCGAGGCCTGAAGGAGAAGCAGCGGGAGCTGATCCACAAGCATGAACAGATCCGACAGAACAGCGACCGGCTGAACGTGGGTGGAGGGGTGACCCTATGGCCCAACATGAACCAGATGCGGCTCAGCGGCAAGGAGATAGCGGCGCTGGTCCTGGCCTGCCTGGTCCTGGTGGTGCTCATGGGCGTGCTCTTCCTGCAGCTGCATG GTGAGACGTTAAGCAGCTTGTCAGGGTTCACCTCTCGGGTGAGGGCTTTCGGAGCCTCCCACCCCATCGAAGGCACAGGCAATGTCAAGTCCTCCATCCTCATCTGGCATTCCAACTTCAGGAACTTGTTG GACGGGATTGACAAGTCGCTAAACGTGAGCCGGCCCTCTGCCGGCTACCAGGCCTACATAGCCTGCTACCTTATGGCACTAGGGGTGCTGGTCTACTTTCTGGCAGACAACATGTTCTCCAACAGCAAGCTGTCACCAGGTCGCATCAAAAAGTG GGTGTGCttactggtggtggtggctcAGTGGACTGGTATGCTGTGCGTCATGTTTGTGTCCGCATACAAGTTGGAGTCCGCCATCATTGACAACGTGCTCCAGCTGTCAGAAAAACTG GGAGAGTTTGTGGAGCGCGACCTGGACCTAAGCACCCTGGGCACGGTGGTGCAGTACTGGCGGGGCCGCTGCCTCCCTCCTGCGGGCGCTGGCGTGGTTCGGGTCCTGGGCCTGGTGCCGGTGCAGGATGTGACGGTGTACCTGCAGTACTACAGTCTCCCCCTGCTGACTGTGCTACTCACCCCCATCGTCCGCCTGTGTCTGGCCCTCAGGGCTGTCTACACCGCACCCCCAcagcagggagggggtggtggcccTCCTCGGGACAGGCGGAAGTGA